The window tgtatacttgatatcatttcagtattcatatatcaattaaagcatgtattaaacatgggaacacggtggcgcagtgatagtgatgaactggcaccccatccagagtttgttcctacctcacgcaagatgcttgttgcaccgtgcgcgaccttcgatgaaataatttattgtagcagtactgtctctttcaaacgtaataACCCAGTTCCTGtccctccttttctttctccgagtacccaattgccacacagtcAGCTCAGTAACAGATGTTAAACCATCTGCAAGCTTAGaactcagattcttcaaaacttttaaggaacattgaaatatctttgtagtacatgtttaattattctatccatctatccttccagtgttgcgccagccccagcaagaacacAGAGcgtggcaggaacaatccatgaacggagcgccagctcgtcgctactgctgtccaccgtgtcctcacatgtttaattattaaaaatgtagattatttaaataatgttaacattttatctgtacaatgtagtaaacatattttgctgcatttcatcttaaaaatgatattgttatcatatgtaaatacacgctttataaagtggccagggtttgagctagcatgaaaatgtgcgtggctttaaaccaagtttaggttttatacatcgtgattacgcaacatttttgtgcgtatgctccatttatacatgaggtcccaggatttttttcttgtcacagtgccatgtttttttttgtgtggtaccTCTGATTTCGGATAATGTTTCTGATACAACTGATTTTCAGTTCTGACCTTAACTTGCCTTGGACTACACATATCTCCCAGTCCCCCACGTTAAAATCATCAATGTCTAACTCTGACTCACTGTAATGGACACTCTTTCATATTTATAAGGATTTGGCTTACGCATTTCTGTTAACTGTATCTTTTCCCTTTCTTTGGCTTGTTTCGTTTTTGTTTTCCTATAATGTTTTTTCTTGCAGCTTGTTTTCTCTTTTAGGTTAATTGGTCTCATGTGTTCATTTCTAATCATTCCTGTGTTATTTCATGTAATATTTGAGTTTTAGTAGATTTATTTCTTGTTCTATTTTGTCTCTTGGATACTTTGTATCAGTTTTGGTTGTGTCTCTCATTTGAgactttacattttctgtttttcaaagaTTTCTTGGTTTTGTATATGGATTTTCATTTTTGGTCATTCTTTTGGCtaagtctctgtttttttgtttctggttAACTTTTGGGTTTGATTCCAGTTAATTTCCAAATTTATTATAGGCTTAATTTAATTATTGTCTctcctttttctgatttttttagtggttttctgtttattttcaagTTTAATTATTACCAGAAGAAATGTAATTCTTTaatcaaatcttttaattgtttttatttagtttggtTAATTTATTTGGTAATTTATGTGGGTTTCCTTTTGTATTtgagaaagttttttttatctttaactcGTTTTAACCTTGCcattttggacaatattaaaaGCATGTGGTAAGCAGTTTTCTCTTCCCAGTTTCTATGAGCATGGGGAACATTTGACCGTATTTGCattaagtaaattttaaaaaaaaaatttgtgtttgTAGAATAATTTGGAAGGGTTTCTAAAGAAAGTAAGTAGCTGGAAGAGTAATACTTGAGGAGAAATTTAAGATTATGAGATTAGGATTCGTCTATTTTATCCCTCATGAAGTTTATTACTTGGGTGGCAAGGTGGCACAGAGGGGCAGCACTGATACCCTTCTGATCTAGCATCGTGGGTCCAGATCTCATGGCCAATCACTGCCTAGTGttagtttgtacattctcctctCTCAGATTTTACTTTCACATACCAAAGACATTTTTCTTAGTTTGATTGGCTATTGTAAGTCagtttggtgtgtgtttgtgcacaagtgggccatgcaatggactggcagtCTATCAAgaatttgttccttccttgcccCCTGATGCACCTAGTACAGACTGTATCCtttaaattgaattaagtgggtttccTAATCTTTTGTCATTCTATGCTTGATTTTGAGACCACTTCAACTGCTTAGAGACCTTGGGTTTGCTGAGTCTTAGTGGAAAGGTTGACTAACTTCTGAAATTTCCATACTAATTGGCATATAAGCAATTCTAAGAGCATATCATTTCCCTTAATTTTATGCTTTTGGTCTGTAGGAGGAGCACTGGTAAATATGAAGAGGTGCTTTAGATCACGGCATAGCTCACTCTCAACTCAGTTGAGTACGTAAAAATAACTGCAATACAGAGGCCTACTTCAGCAGCTTCAAACAGAAAATGTGTCTAAACAAATGATTAAGAAGTGCTCTGGACGGCGGTCCATTTGGAGGTTTTTCTAGAAGAGGTTCATACAGAGGAAAAGAAGCATACCCTGAAACGAGTTAATATTAATTTTGAGTTTTGTCTCTCTGAGATTCCTTGTTACAATGGACaaggagttttttttctttcttttttaaattttgcaacaCGTTTAAAATTTCAGTCGTAATGTTGTACTTAAGTAAGGGAACCCCAAGGATAGTTCAACCTCTTTATTCAAATTCTCTTTTCGAAATCTGCACAAATCCCTTTCTCATGTGGTGGAAAGAGACAATGTTGAAGTTAAAATGGCAGCAgttctaaaataaatgaaaatgaagctcgtttttttataataaattatcaGGCAATGTGtggataaataaaactttttttaatcaaGCTATAAAATAAGAAACCAAAAAATGCCATCGACTGCGCTGTCCATTATGACTACCTGCTCAAAAATGATTCAGAAACATAATTACTTTAATTTGGTTTATTATTTCATCTTCATGTCTTTTTTACATAAATCCTTCCCTCATACGGCGGAAAGAGCCAATGGAGGAGTTAAAGCCACCCCAGTCGCTGAATCGTCTGTATTCACCAGGTCTCAGGAAGTACTGGCGGCCCCTGTAGTTGGGTTGTTCATAGAAGATCCAGTAGCCCTCCATCACATTGCAGGAGAAGATGTCGTTGTAGCGGAAACGGTCGTAGACATTGGGGCAGTCATCTGTGAACTCCATCATTTGGCCTCCAAAGTCAGGTCTCTCGTAGATCCTCAGCCTGTTGGAACCCCGGTACTGCAAACAAGAAGAATAATtgttataaaatgtattctttgaaAATCTGTTAGGACTGCTACTACTTTTTTAAGCTGAAATATAATAGTGAATGTAAGGAAAAATAATAGTGAACATAAGGCATTAACTTACTTGTGGAATCATGCGGCAGGACCTGATGCAGTCGTTGTAGCCCATCCAGCGGTTATAGTCAGGGTACTCCCCCCTGTGTAGAAAGTACTGGTATCCCATGTAGTTGGGCTTCTCATACAGCATCCAGTAACCACCGTCCACACGAATGGAGTTGCAACGGCTGAAGTAGGAATGCATATCAGTGCAGTCGCTGCTACATTCGTAGGAGCGCCCCTGGAAGTTTCTGTCCTCGTAGAAGATGAtctagaagcaaaaatgaaaattttagacAAAACCATAAGCGTTAGAGATCTGACAGACAAGgagagaccactcagtccatcaagctcatttgtttgccccaatatctcatccagatacttcataAAGGCtgtcaaggcttctgcttcacGTCTGTTACTCACAGGCCATTTGGCCTGTATTAATTTGGTCTAAATGAAGATGCTGATTCCCCAACAAAGTCCAAAACaatcaaactaatatttttttttagttctttatttCCCCTTATACAATTTcccgtattaggaatttgttagttttcgcataccccttggggtcagagcgcagggtcagccattgtacagcacccctggagcaattacaggttaagggtcttgctcaagggcccagcagagtaggatctcttttggcagtgatggggattcgaaccggcaaccttcgggataccagcacagatccttagagATGAGATGAACAAGAGATGACTTGCAAATGTTCTCTGAGTTTCAAAATTATTTCatataaaatgtgcttctaaTTGGGTTCAAATTGTTAAACTCTGTAACTTGGTGAAGGAGTTATTTGTCTGTCCATTtatgaaaattctttttttttacaaagttgtGGAGAGCTGGACACCATAGCAGGTCTACCATCAATGGGCCTGTGACAGCAAAGGGGCCTTTTCAGCATTAACCCCTTTGTTTGATGTTTGAGTATGTGTGAGTCCAAATGACCAAGTGATGgggtggtggtggtagtggttGGTCTAGCGCCGAAATCAAGAGTTAAAAATGTCACCCCATTTTAAACAACCCAGTATCTCTGCACTACTTcttaaaagtatgatcaactctctgcTAAGGAGTTAAGGCACCCAGGTGCCTATGGTCTTAATCCGGCTTTGGATAACTGGTATCCAACTACAACTGAAAACTCAGAGGTGCAATAATAACTTAAACAGGAGTTTAATATCATAACAATGTGAAGTTTGCCTATCAGTTTTACACGCATGCCtatgagatgtgggaggaaaacacatATGGACATGAAGAGAAGATGCCAGCATCACATTGACTATCACCACCACTGAAAGTGAAACCAGGTTCCTCAAGATGCACAGAATCACTACATCACTAAATTATTTATAACTGACATATTACTTTCCTTCATACTTGCAAATATTTCTATCAGGCCTTCAGATTCATGGGCTCGAATCCCACACCAGGTTGTTGTCTATATACAGTTCACATATTCTTACCATGCCTGTccagatttttctcctgaattCTGTTTTTCCTCAATAATCCAGAAGATGTGTTTGTATGTTAGGCTAGCTGGACACTCTGAACTGTCcaggtgtgagtgagtgtgagtgtttaATATGGGAGTGTGCCAAGGGGTGGGCTGGCATCTGCTTGAGTTATATGCAGCCAGAATAGTCTCTGATGTCCAGCAACTTTGAATTAGATTGGGTtgcagaatgttatgttattctaTGTAAGTTAAAAATCAGaatcatttaaaaatcaaaacatgtgTATCAGTTGAAAAGAGCAGACCCCAGGGTTCTCAAAATAAAGTTTGAGTCTGAAAGGAATTCTCCTGTCtccttaaagtattttttttccaatgtttACAGAAATTGAATTTGTGAGATTTATAATTCAATAAGTGGCCTCTCAGGTGTTGCCTTGTCAAAAGTATACTTAAAGTCAAGACCCTGCACTCAACGTTTTATCAACTTTTTTGTTAACTCAAAATTACTGCAAATTAACTGAGTAACACAAGTGTAAGATTTTGCTGATCAGTAGCATTTCTTTCTCTATAATAATCATTAAGCATCTAAATAAATCTTtccaattttcatttcatttaatgatACTTGTATGCATACATTCATTTATGATGCATTATAGAATGTTTGGGTGTGAGGTCGGAAGCCACACATACAGTAGATGAAAAGCAGTGCACTTTACgccacattcactcacacacccatacacctCCAACCAGCTTACAAATCTCTGAAGTGAGgaaaaaaaactcttcttcttctttcagcttctcccattgccacagtggatcatctttaccatatctttctgtcctctgcatcttgttccgttacacccatcacctgcatgtcctctctcaccacatccataaaccttctcttaggccttcatcttttcctctta of the Erpetoichthys calabaricus chromosome 2, fErpCal1.3, whole genome shotgun sequence genome contains:
- the LOC114644983 gene encoding gamma-crystallin M2-like, with amino-acid sequence MGKIIFYEDRNFQGRSYECSSDCTDMHSYFSRCNSIRVDGGYWMLYEKPNYMGYQYFLHRGEYPDYNRWMGYNDCIRSCRMIPQYRGSNRLRIYERPDFGGQMMEFTDDCPNVYDRFRYNDIFSCNVMEGYWIFYEQPNYRGRQYFLRPGEYRRFSDWGGFNSSIGSFRRMREGFM